gaggcccaggctgcagcactaGAACCAGGCCAAGAAATTGgagaggcccaggctgcagcacaaGATCCAGTCCCAGAAATTGgagaggcccaggctgcagcactaGAACCAGGCCCAGAAATTGgagaggcccaggctgcagcactaGATCCAGGCCCAGAAATTGGAGAGGCCGAGGCTGCAGCACTAGAACCAGGCCCAGAAATTGGAGAGACCCTGGCTGCAGCACTAGAACAAGGCCCAGAAATTGGAGAGGCTCAGGCTGCAGCACTAGAGCCAGGCCCAGGAATTGgagaggcccaggctgcagcactaGAACCAGGCCCAGAAAAAGgagaggcccaggctgcagcactaGAACCAGGCCCAGAAATTGGCGAGGCCCAGCCTGCAGCAGGAGAACCAGGCCCAGAAATTGgagaggcccaggctgcagcactaGAAACAGGCCCAGATATTGgagaggcccaggctgcagcactaGAACCAGGCCAAGAAATTGgagaggcccaggctgcagcacaaGATCCAGTCCCAGAAATTGgagaggcccaggctgcagcactaGAACCAGGCCCAGAAATTGgagaggcccaggctgcagcactaGACCCAGGCCCAGAAATTGgagaggcccaggctgcagcacaaGATCCAGTCCCAGAAATTGgagaggcccaggctgcagcactaGAACCAGGCCCAGAAATTGgagaggcccaggctgcagcactaGACCCAGGCCCAGAAATTGgagaggcccaggctgcagcaggaGAACCAGGCCCAGAAATTGgagaggcccaggctgcagcactaGAACCAGGCCCAGACATTGgagaggcccaggctgcagcactaGAACCAGGCCCAGAAATTGGAggggcccaggctgcagcactaGAACCAGGCCCAGAAATTGgagaggcccaggctgcagcacaaGATCCAGTCCCAGAAATTGgagaggcccaggctgcagcactaGAACCAGGCCCAGATATTGgagaggcccaggctgcagcactaGAACCAGGCCCAGATATTGGAGAGGCCAAGGCTGCAGCACTAGAACCAGGCCCAGAAATTGGAGAGGCCCGGGCTGCAGCACTAGAACCAGGCCCAGAAATTGGAGAGGCTCAGGCTGCAGCAGGAGAACCAGGCCCAGAATTTGGAGAGGCCCAGGCTGCAGTTGCAGCTGCATCGATGTCGTAGCTGCTTGTGCATCCAATACCAGCCCagtaagagaaaaaaagagaaacccAACCACTGATTCTTTCCTTTTAATAAACGTTAGCCCCACACCAGCACCTAACTGCGGTAGagtttatattttccccagcacccatgttatgTGTGTAGCCATTCACATTACGCTAACATTATTAGCGCCTGGATGCTGTGCTGTGTCTGGAGTGTGGGTTGTGTGATTTCAGAGTTTTACTTGTCCAAGATCGCAAACTATCTGTGATTTATCAGCCAAAAGGCTGCTACGGAGTAGATTATTTGGACGTTTGCCTGGGGAGGCAGAAACTGGGGGAATGGTTCATGTCAGAGAAGAACGGGCCGTGGCCCGGTGACTACGGAGAATGACCGGGTGAAGGGATGCACTGAGAAAAAGTTTTCATGTTGCAAACTCAAAGGGGTTGTTAATGGAGAAGTAGAGTTACCAAAGACTTAGTGAaagagcaacgctctgaaagctgggGACTCCAAatgaacctattggactataacccaatgttgtgtgatttttaatgttgtgcaccccagtccaacacaatcTTCTCCAAAAGCCCCGGCTGTGTGGTGAATAGAGCACGAGCAAACATCAATAGAAGGGAAAGGTGATCAGTGAGAACCAGAAAAGGGGGATgggatgaggccattcggcccttcaagcttgctctgctGTACAATATGATCATGGGTTGCAGTCTATGGAATGAGATGTGGAGAATTTATTTTGATTTGGAGAGTGGTGAGTGAGTTATTCTCTGCCAAGAAAAGCAGTCAAAACATGTAATGGCTTCTTTGGGTGAAAGGAAGCGAAAACATGGGCAGGAATGAGACGAGATGATCAGCCGCGCACCTTTCCAACGTGCTACTACGTCCTAAGCTTTCTGTGATAACCAGGGAAAGGGGGAGGCGTAATGTGCATGAGCATGATACCCAGGAACAACAACAGAATGTAGAATGGAACAGCAGGAAACTACACAAGGGTGCCATTCTGCATTGTTTCTGCCCTGAGCAGTGATGCACACCAAGGTCCATCAGACACCGACAGTCACTATGTGCCAGGCCATGGGAAAGGTGAGAGAAGAACACATGCATGGCACAGGGGAGGGGATCACCCACGTGCTGCTTGTACGCGACACTAAGACCTATCTTAGACTATCCGACTGCTGGGGAAGGCTCTGTCGAGGATGCAAAAGAGATCAACACGGGAGGTCCATGTGGATGGGGTgttttggaggtgggtgaaggggtctccaggtggatggggtgtgttggaggtgggtgaaggggtctccaggtggatggggtgtgttggaggtgggtgaaggggtctccaggtggatggagtgtgttggaggtgggtgaagggggggTCTCCAGGCggatgggatgtgttggaggcgggagaagggatctccaggtggatggggtgtgttggaggtgggtgaaggggtctccaggtggatggggtgttttGGAGATGGGTCAAGGGgtctccaggtggatggggtgtgttggaggtgggtgaaggggtctccaggtggatggagtgtgttggaggtgggtgaaggggtctccaggtggatggagtgtgttggaggtgggtgaaggggtctccaggtggatggggtgtgttggagatgGGTCAAGGGgtctccaggtggatggggtgtgttggaggtgggtgaaggggtctccaggtggatggggtgttttggaggtgggtgaaggggtctccaggtggatggggtgtgttggaggtgggtgaaggggtctccAGGTAGCTGGCGTGTGTTGGAGATGGGTCAAGGGgtctccaggtggatggggtgtgttggaggtgggtgaaggggtctccaggtggatggggtgtgttggagatgGGTGAAGGGGTCTCCAGGTGGATGAGGTGTGTTGGAGATGGGTCAAGGGgtctccaggtggatggggtatgTTGGAGATGGGTGAAGGGGTCTCCAGGTGGATGAGGTGTGTTGGAGATGGGTCAAGGGgtctccaggtggatggggtatgTTGGAGATGGGTGAAGGGgtctccaggtggatggggtgtgttggagatgggtgaaggggtctccaggtggatggggtgtgttggagatgGGTGAAGTGgtctccaggtggatggggtgtattgGAGATGGGTGAAGGGGGgtctccaggtggatggggtgtgttggaggtgggtgaaggggtctccaggtggatggggtgtgttggagttgggtgaaggggtctccaggtggatggggtgtgttggagatgggtgaaggggtctccaggtggatggggtctGTTGGAGATGTGTGAGGGGgtctccaggtggatggagtgtgttggaggtgggtgaagggttctccaggtggatggggtgtgttggaggtgggtgaaggggtctccaggtggatggagtgtgttggaggtgggtgaaggggtctccAGGTgcatggggtgtgttggaggtgggtgaaggggtctccaggtggatggggtgtgttggagatgGGTCAAGGGgtctccaggtggatggggtgtgttggaggtgggtgaagggggggtctccaggtggatggggtgtgttggaggtgggtgaaggggtctccaggtggatggagtgtgttggaggtgggtgaaggggtctccaggtggatggggtgtgttggaggtgggtgaagggggggtctccaggtggatggagtgtgttggaggtgggtgaaggggtctccaggtggatggggtgtgttggaggtgggtgaaggggtctccaggtggatggggtgtgttggaggtgggtgaaggggtctccaggtggatggggtgtgttggagttgggtgaaggggtctccaggtggatggggtgtgttggaggtgggtgaaggggtctccaggtggatggggtgtgttggaggtgggtgaaggggtctccaggtggatggggtgtgttggagatgGGTCAAGGGgtctccaggtggatggggtgtgttggaggtgggtgaaggggtctccaggtggatggggtgtgttggaggtgggtgaaggggtctccaggtggatggggtgtgttggagttgggtgaaggggtctccaggtggatggggtgtgttggaggtgggtgaaggggtctccaggtggatggggtgtgttggagatgggtgagggggtctccaggtggatggggtgtgttggagatgGGTCAAGGGgtctccaggtggatggggtgtgttggaggtgggtgaaggggtctccAGGtgaatggggtgtgttggagatgggtgaaggggtctccaggtggatggggtgtgttggagatgTGTGAGGGGgtctccaggtggatggagtgtgttggaggtgggtgaaggggtctccaggtggatggggtgtgttggaggtgggtgaaggggtctccaggtggatggggtgtgttggaggtgggtgaaggggtctccaggtggatggggtgtgttggagatgggtgagggggtctccaggtggatggggtgtgttggagatgGGTCAAGGGgtctccaggtggatggggtgtgttggaggtgggtgaaggggtctccaggtggatggggtgtgttggagatgggtgaaggggtctccaggtggatggggtgtgttggagatgTGTGAGGGGgtctccaggtggatggagtgtgttggaggtgggtgaaggggtctccaggtggatggggtgtgttggaggtgggtgaaggggtctccaggtggatggggtgtgttggaggtgggtgaaggggtctccaggtggatggggtgtgttggaggtgggtgaaggggtctccaggtggatggggtgtgttggagatgTGTGAGGGGgtctccaggtggatggggtgtgttggagatgTGTGAGGGGgtctccaggtggatggggtgtgttggagatgggtgaaggggtctccaggtggatggggtgtattgGAGATGGGTGAAGGGgtctccaggtggatggggtgcattGGAGATGGGTGAAGGGgtctccaggtggatggggtgcattGGAGATGGGTGAAGGGGGgtctccaggtggatggggtgtgttggaggtgggtgaaggggtctccaggtggatggggtattATGGAGGCCGGTGATGGTGTTCTCGTTGGGTAAGACCTTTGCTGAGGATTGATCGCTCCCTCCTCAATGAGGTTGAATGATGTGGAGGGTGGATTAATAATGCGGGCGGGAGATAGGACCCAGTGTGGGAGCTGTCTTGGTTGTGGGGGCGGAGTCTCACCCTGGAGTGGGCGCGGTCATGCGTGGAATTGTACGTCACCGTCGTATGTGTCGTTCGCCGCGAGGGCGGAGGCGTGGCCTGAGGGTGTCAGCGAGCGGCAGGGCCGACGTCGGCCGCGGCTATCTAGCGGGTGACGTCacgtgaggggcggaagtggctgcggtcAGCGGCAACGGCGAGGGGCGGAAGTGTCCATCAAAGGCCTGGGAGCTGCCGACTGGGTATGTTGCTGTGTGGGTTTGGGGAGCTTGGAGAGGTGGGGGGGCGGGTTATTCCCAATCCTGGGAATTCTGCCTGCGGGTGCTCACTGTGACTGTTGCATAGTATCGTTTATCCTCGATCCCTTCCTGCTTTTCCCAATCCCAGTGTCAGTTTGCAGGCTCTGGGGCCTCTGGTTTGCAGCAGGGCTGCTTGTTTCAATGTTAAAAGAGTCCcaccacaccaggttacagttcttACACACATTTAGatcaataatttatctttgtGAATGCGATATAGTGGTTTAGGTCCATTAATGTGTAAATTCTCAAGGTGGAgcaagttaaaaaccacacaacaccagattacagtccaacaagtttaattggaaagctagtgtgcttccaaataaacccgttggcctataacctggtgttgtgtgattttgtttagctttgtacaccccagtccaccacCGGCGTCTCCAAGTCAGCTTATCTAATAataccaggttctagtccaacaggtttaattggaagcattagattacttacagtgtagaaacaggcccttcggcccaacaagtccacaccgacccgccgaagtgcaacccacccatacccctacacttacctaacactacggccaatttaacatagccaattcacctgacccgcacatctttggactgtgggaggaaaccggagcacccggaggaaacccacgcagacacgggaagaacgtgcaaactccacacagtcagtcgcctgaggcgggaactgaacccggatctcaggcgctgtgaggcagcagtgctaaccactgtgccactgtgctgccgactagctttcggagcattgctcttTCAGCAGTTGGTTGTCTGGCtctgagagctagtgcttccaattaatcctgttggactataacgtggtttagtgtgatttttaactttgtccaccccagtccaacgccgttatctccaaatcatatctaacaataggtgtcatttcagctcaggcaatgcatgaAACAGGTGAAGCTAAAGTCTGTGCCAGTTGTTTCTTAGTGTTGCAGTTTAAGCAGGTGTACAGATGGAGAAGAAGCTGCTGGGGTTTCCCACCCAAGGTCCTTGATCCCAATCGGATCAAGCGACTTCCCATATGCGATTGTCAAGACAGAATTAGCCAAGGGCACACTAGGGTTTTAAAAATGCACTGTTCAATCATGCTGTTTTTGTAGCACTTATTTCTGAGCACTTAAATCCACTTTGCACAGGCTGTTACTTTTAAACTAAGTCTCCTTCTTGAATATGGACAAGCTTGGGTAGACCAAAACTGGCAGATATTGTCAATCCTCAGATCTGTTGAGAGTGGACCACATGAACTTCAGGCTTCGCTGTGCCGAAGGTGCTCACATGATGCTTTCTTTTCAAGGGCAATCCATGTTGTTACATGGCAATGATGAACCAACTGTGACATATTTATTAGTTGACAAAAAGAATTGGCACTTATGTAGCACCCTGACTATCATTAAATGTTTACTAAACTTTTGCAGACATTATATCGCCAGGGTTGTCACTGAGGAATGTACACCCATGGTCAACTTCATTGTCAAAGATGTCAGCTTGAAGGAGAATGTGAAGAAGGAACAAGTCAGAGAGGTTAAAGGAAGGAATTGTAGAACTTATAATCTAAGGTTTACTTCATCAATATATGAACAAtgtggatgacacgaaggtcattaccgttgtggatagtgacaaaggttgttgtaggttacagagggacacagataagctgcagaactgggctaagaggtggcaaatggtgttaaatgtggaaaagtgtgagatgattcactttagaaggagtgATAGGAATACAgactactgggctaatggtaagattcttggtaatgttgatgagcagagcgatctcagtgtccaggtacatagatccttgaaagttgtcacccaggttgatggggttgttaagaaggcatacggttagtttttattggtagagggattgagtttcggagccacaaggtcatgctgcagctgtacaaaactctggtgcaaccacacttggaatattgcgtactgttctggtcactgttttataggaaggatgggaaggctttggaaatggttcagaggagatatactaggatgttgcctgatatggagggaaggtcttataaggaaaggctcaaggacttgaggctgttttcgttagagtgAAGAAGGTCAAGAGGTGAcagttgaaacatataagataatcagagggttagataaggtggactgtgagagcctttttccctcagatggtgatggctagcatgaggggacacagctttaaattgagggatgatagatataggacagatgtcagaggtagtttctttactcagagtagtaggggtgtggaacacactgcctgcaaaagCAGTAGACTTGCTAACTTTAAGGGTacttaaatggttattggatagacatatggatgaaaatctgATAGTGAAGGATAGACAGACTTCAGATTGTTGTGCTAACCTGGGAaaccatcgagggccgaagggcctgtaccgcgcAGTCAGGTTCTCTGAGTGTCTGCGGTTCTGTTCACTCCGAGAGCTGactctgaaggagctggatcagtggtaaggactctccatgtatcagtagagggtgacttggtgacaggataccagcttctgtggagtCATTTCAAAGTGTTTTACAAAACCAGCGGGTGTGAGGTGAGAAACCTTTGATCACACAGCGAATGGTTCCGGTTTTCCAGTGCGCTCCAGtggcagtgtggtggaggcaggttcggTTGAGGCATTCAACAGTGCTGTGGGTGATTATTTCAGCGGAGACTGTCTTTCAGGGTCATGGGGAAAAAGTAGGGTATTGGCAAGAAGTTAAACAGCTCCGAAGTGTGGTGTACACTTCATGGGTTGAGCAGTCTGTTTCTGCAACATAATGTTTCTGTGAATCGGTAACGGAATGGTGGGAAACTTCCGAGTTGGCTGGGAGGCAGAGTGTTGTGGAAACTCTGTCTGTCAACATTCAGCagccttttctaaaaaaaacccaaaacattgtggatgctgtcagtctgaaataGAAACAGTTTCTCAGCTGCGAATTGTGACTGGTGGTAAATTAGCTGGGAGCTATACCCACTGGGTTGGGAATTGAGATTGAGCACCGTCCGAAATATTGCACAGTGTGGAACGGGCCAGACTGAAAGACAAACTGCTCATCCTCTGGCACCAGTTGGGCCTCAGTATCTCAGGACAGAGCTGTCAGAGTGGAAGTGATGCAGAATGTCAAAATGACAAATGATGAGAAGCTCAGGGTCCAGCTTGCAGGCTGGATGGATATCGTTCCGCAGAGTAATGACAAAGTTTATGTTTGCTTTTCCAATGAGGTGGAAGCAGTAATTAAAATGCCAgcgtttattacccatccccagtTGTACTTGAGGTGGGCACGGTggttgagtggttagcactgctacctcacagcaccagggtccaaggttcgattccagccttgggtgactatgggtcccctctgggtgctccggtttcctcccacagtccaaagttgtgcaggtcaggtgaattggccacgctaaagtgcccgtagtgttaggtgcactactCAGAGgaagtgggtttgggtgggttacacttcagagggtcggtgtggactggttgggccgaaggacctgtttccacactgtagggaatctcatcttgAGTGATGTGGCTGGGGGTTGTTTACCAGGTTGAGTGATGTGGCTGGGGGTTATTTACTAGGTTGAGTGATCCGGCTGGGGGTGTTTACCAGGTTGGGTGATCTGGCTGGGGTTGTTTACCAGGTTGAGTGATCTGGCTGGGGGTTATGTACCAGGTTGAGTGATCCGGCTGGGGGTGTTTACCAGGTTGGGTGATCTGGCTGGGGGTTGTTTACCAGGTTGAGTGATCTGGCTGGGGGTTATGTACCAGGTTGAGTGATCTGGCTGGGGGTTATGTACCAGGTTGGGTGATCTGGCTGGGGGTTGTTTACCAGGTTGAGTGATCCGGCTGGGGGTTATTTACTAGGTTGAGTGATCCGGCTGGGGGTGTTTACCAGGTTGGGTGATCTGGCTGGGGTTGTTTACCAGGTTGGGTGATCTGGCTGGGGGTTATGTACCAGGTTGAGTGATCCGGCTGGGGGTTATTTACTAGGTTGGGTGATCTGGCTAGGGGTGTTTACCAGGTTGAGTGATCCGGCTGGGGGGTGTTTACCAGGTTGAGTGACCTGGCTGGGGGTATTTACCAGGTTGAGTGATCTGGCTAGGTTTTTTTTTAGGTTGAGTAATTGATTATACATGGAACAGGTGAATAATCTCTCTCCAGCCCCAACCTACTGCTGGTTTATTCAAacgataacagaaattgctgcagagaAGCTGCAgctctggcagcctctgtggagaaaacattgagttaacatttcaaagtcATTGTGGAGaacggtcactggactcgaagagTTAACTTTTTCACtccgcagatgttgccagactgacTGAATTTCTGCTGTTCCAGCATCAGCAggttcattgttttattccaaCAGATGAACAATGGCTCGTGTTCACATTCTGCGTTTGGTATCGCCAAGTCTCGATCACATGTCCTGATTTCTGTTTCCAATTTATTTTGCAGGCAGTTGGATGGGATGCCTATGCAGTTGGGAAACTCGAACTAAGCATCACTTCAGGTTCAGGCGGGGATAGTCATTTCGTCAGGACCGAAACGTCCTCATACTTGGATCATGGAAGCAAAGATAATCGTTCACActgagaaaccgtggaagtgtggggactgtgAGAAGACATTCAAATGCCCATCCCACCTCGAGAGGCATCgacgcagtcacactggggagaggccgttcagctgccccCAGTGCGGAAAGGGATTCACTCGCTTAACCAACATGCTGtcacaccagcgggttcacaccggggagagaccgttTAAATGTCCAGACTGTGGGATGTGCTGTAAAAGTTCCAGGGACCTCGCGTCCCACCGACGTGTTCACACTGATGAGAGACCGTACAGATGCTCTCACTGTGGGTCCACGTTCAAGCGATCATCTAACCTGAGCGTACACCGGCGCagacacactggggagagaccattcacttgcagtgagtgtgggaagggattctcTCACTCGTGTCACTTGAtgacacaccagcaggttcactCCGACCGGAGACCTTTCAACTGTACGGACTGTGGGAAAAGCTTCAAAAGTTCAAGAGAACTGATGTCCCATCAACGTGTTCACACAGACGAGAGACCATTCCGATGCTGTCACTGTGGGGCTGGGTTCGTACGGATGCCTGACCTCGCTGTCCACCAACGCTGTCACACACGGGAGAAGCCATTCGACTGCTCAGAGTGTGGAAAGAAATTTAACAGGTCTTCCTACTTGCTGTCACACCAGCGGGTTCACTCTGCGGAGAGACCTTTCAAATGCCCAGACTGTGGGAAGGGTTGTAAAAGTTCTCGACAGCTGGTCATCCATCGACGTGTTCACACGGACAACAGGCCGTTTCGGTGCTCTCACTGCGGGACTGGCTTCAGGCGATCTTCTGAACTGATCGTACACCAGCGAGTCCACAGCGGGGAGAGACCGTTTACCTGCTGCAAATGTGGGAAGGGGTTCACTCAGTCGTCCCACCTACTGAGACACCAGCGCGTTCACAAGGAATCGCAGTGATTCGATTTTGCTGTTAATCGCATTTGGGATTGAACCTGTTTCATTTGAGTCTGTTTCCActgacaaatttttaaaaagactacACTTCAGTTATAATATTCTGGATAAACATCAAATAAATCAGCTTTGTATTAAATACAGAATGTACAAAGTATTTTTTTTATATCACTGACATAAATTTTGGAaggtctgtccctctcccctgtcTTCTCCATCTTCACCCCCAACAACGTGTGGGAACTTCTTTGCCTCCACCTTAGTGACAATCCATTGCCTCTGCTGCATCTCTCCTTTTCACTAACCGCTGGGTCAAACACCCTCATGATTTTCTCTTTGAGTCCAGAACTTGCAACTTTATCCAGTTTTCCCTCCAGTCTGTTATCGTTGCCTGATTCGAGCTTATCTGGGTTATTCTcatttacgcagagagtggtaactcagccacatcagggagatgtaaacaatccttagataagcacatggacgatgatgggatagtgtagggggacaagctgagaatagttcagaggtcagcacaacattgagggccgaagggcctgttctgcgttgtactgttctatgttccatctgTAGAGTATCTAAACCCCCCTGTTACCTGATAATgataatagttaaaaatcacacaacaccaggttatagtccaactagctttcagagcactgctccttcattgggtggttTTGGAgtttaagatcataagacacagaatttataacaaatgttcacagtgtgatgcaactgaaatatattgaaaaagacctggattgtttaagtctctcaccttttagGAAGACTGTTAGTTTCAGTTGTTTTGTATGTAAATCGCATAACACGTTTTaaggttacattctcaagtgaactttaacaacagaattgaactgaattgaatttattgtcatgtgtaccaaggcacagggaaaagctttatcttgtgagcaatacaggcagatcacagaattaagtagcatagataggaaataatagggaaacagcagcaaaaacaaaaacacagggacaggcgaatagagtcatagcatggaaacagacccttcggcccaacccgtccatgccgaccagatatcctaacccaatctagtcccacctgccagcacccggcccatatccctccaaacccttcctattcatatacccatccaaatgcctcttaaatgttgcaattgtaccagcctccaccatatcctctggcagctcattccatacacgtaccaccctctgtgtgaaaaagttgccccttagatctcttctatatctttcccctctcaccctaaacttatgccctctagttctggactccctgaccccagggaaaagactttgcctatttaccttatccatgcccctcataattttgtaaacctccaaaaACCTCAGccaccgacactccagggaaaacagccccagcctgttcagcctctccctacagctcaaaccctccaaccctggcaacatccttgtaaatcctttctgatccctttcaagtttcacaacatctttctgataggaaggagaccagaattgcacgcaatattccaacagtggcctaagcaatgtcctgtacagccccaacatgacctgccatgttaagagtttgagtccgttcagtattctaacagcagtTGGGTAGAAACGGTTTTTAAAcgggc
This genomic window from Hemiscyllium ocellatum isolate sHemOce1 chromosome 27, sHemOce1.pat.X.cur, whole genome shotgun sequence contains:
- the LOC132828661 gene encoding zinc finger protein 239-like, whose protein sequence is MEAKIIVHTEKPWKCGDCEKTFKCPSHLERHRRSHTGERPFSCPQCGKGFTRLTNMLSHQRVHTGERPFKCPDCGMCCKSSRDLASHRRVHTDERPYRCSHCGSTFKRSSNLSVHRRRHTGERPFTCSECGKGFSHSCHLMTHQQVHSDRRPFNCTDCGKSFKSSRELMSHQRVHTDERPFRCCHCGAGFVRMPDLAVHQRCHTREKPFDCSECGKKFNRSSYLLSHQRVHSAERPFKCPDCGKGCKSSRQLVIHRRVHTDNRPFRCSHCGTGFRRSSELIVHQRVHSGERPFTCCKCGKGFTQSSHLLRHQRVHKESQ